One window from the genome of Breoghania sp. L-A4 encodes:
- a CDS encoding YihY/virulence factor BrkB family protein: protein MDDAPGETLAEVAAHAAPEPEDVASPSEHDLRTAMREQDRGRYADRPSAIPWRGWFDVTWRVYLQLSHDHVMLVAAGATFYFLLALFPGLAAFVALYGIVADPATVIQHIDLFSGFAPTGGIDLIRDQLTSLARQSDNTLSYAFLTGLAVSIWSVNNAIKALFEAMNIAFNEREKRSFLVVNLLSLCFSFAAMGLGILLIFSVGIVPPVLALISLEGTAPYLLALLRWPVVLGLVGIGIILLYRYGPSREPAKWRWLTWGAGFATLIWLAMSIGFSLYIENFANYNATYGTFGAVIGLMVWVWLSVIILIVGAEIDAEIEHQTAIDSTVGDPKPMGQRGAMVADTVGASFNRHD from the coding sequence ATGGATGACGCGCCGGGCGAGACCCTGGCGGAAGTGGCGGCGCATGCCGCCCCGGAGCCCGAGGACGTCGCCTCGCCGTCCGAACACGACCTGCGCACGGCCATGAGGGAACAGGATCGCGGACGCTACGCCGACCGCCCCTCCGCCATTCCCTGGCGGGGCTGGTTCGACGTCACCTGGCGTGTCTATCTGCAGCTGTCGCATGACCACGTCATGCTGGTGGCCGCCGGCGCCACCTTTTATTTCCTGCTGGCGCTTTTCCCCGGTCTCGCCGCCTTCGTGGCGCTCTACGGCATTGTCGCGGATCCTGCCACCGTCATCCAGCACATCGACCTGTTCAGCGGTTTCGCGCCCACCGGCGGCATCGATCTCATCCGCGACCAGCTCACATCCCTTGCCCGGCAGAGCGACAACACGCTGTCCTATGCGTTTCTCACCGGTCTCGCCGTCTCGATCTGGAGTGTCAACAACGCCATAAAGGCTCTGTTTGAGGCGATGAATATCGCATTTAACGAGCGCGAAAAGCGCAGCTTTCTCGTCGTGAACCTGCTGTCGCTTTGCTTCAGTTTCGCCGCGATGGGCTTGGGCATCCTGCTGATCTTCTCGGTCGGCATCGTGCCTCCCGTGCTGGCCCTGATCTCGCTGGAGGGCACGGCGCCCTATCTGCTGGCGCTGCTGCGCTGGCCGGTGGTGCTGGGCCTTGTCGGTATCGGCATCATCCTGCTGTATCGCTACGGACCCAGCCGGGAGCCCGCCAAATGGCGCTGGCTGACCTGGGGCGCGGGCTTTGCGACGCTGATCTGGCTTGCCATGTCCATCGGGTTTTCGCTCTACATCGAGAACTTCGCCAACTACAACGCGACCTATGGAACATTTGGCGCAGTGATCGGCCTGATGGTCTGGGTGTGGCTGTCGGTCATCATCCTGATCGTCGGCGCGGAAATCGACGCCGAGATCGAGCACCAGACAGCGATCGATTCCACCGTTGGCGATCCCAAGCCCATGGGCCAGCGCGGCGCCATGGTCGCCGACACGGTGGGCGCCTCGTTCAACCGCCACGACTGA
- a CDS encoding O-succinylhomoserine sulfhydrylase, with protein sequence MSGYQDRTWRPATTLVHGGITRSPFGETSEAMFLTQGFVYDSAEAAEARFKGEDEGFIYSRYANPTVAMFEERMCLLEGAEAARGTASGMAAVNTAIMAAVKAGDHVVAAKALFGSCRYIIETLLPTFGVEATLVDGTDLEQWKAAVRPNTTALFLESPTNPTLEIIDIAAVADIAHVVGARLIVDNVFATPLWQSPLKLGADVVIYSATKHIDGQGRCLGGVILSDEEWIEEKVHPLFKHTGPSLSPFNAWVMLKGLETLPLRVERQTATAAMIADYLAGHQGVARLIYPGRDDHPQASVARKQMTGGSTLIAFELAGGKPAAFAACNGVDIIKISNNLGDAKSLICHPATTTHQSLKEEARAELGISGGMLRLSVGLEDPDDLIADLDKALGQSVTLHRGASLETA encoded by the coding sequence ATGAGCGGATATCAGGACAGGACTTGGCGCCCGGCGACGACGCTGGTGCACGGCGGAATCACGCGGTCTCCCTTCGGCGAGACCTCCGAAGCCATGTTTCTGACGCAAGGGTTCGTCTACGACAGCGCGGAAGCGGCGGAAGCCCGCTTCAAGGGCGAGGACGAGGGCTTCATCTATTCACGCTATGCCAACCCCACCGTTGCGATGTTCGAGGAGCGCATGTGCCTGCTGGAGGGCGCCGAGGCCGCGCGCGGCACCGCCAGCGGCATGGCCGCCGTGAACACCGCGATCATGGCCGCCGTGAAGGCGGGCGATCATGTGGTCGCCGCCAAGGCGCTCTTCGGCTCCTGCCGCTACATCATCGAGACCCTCTTGCCGACCTTCGGCGTCGAGGCCACGCTGGTCGATGGCACCGACCTCGAGCAGTGGAAGGCGGCCGTCAGGCCCAATACCACGGCGCTGTTTCTGGAATCCCCGACCAATCCGACGCTCGAGATCATCGACATCGCGGCCGTTGCCGACATCGCGCATGTAGTTGGCGCGCGGCTTATCGTCGATAACGTCTTTGCCACGCCCCTGTGGCAGTCGCCGCTCAAGCTGGGCGCGGACGTTGTGATCTACTCCGCCACCAAGCACATTGACGGTCAGGGCCGGTGTCTGGGCGGCGTGATCCTCTCCGATGAGGAGTGGATCGAGGAAAAGGTGCATCCGCTGTTCAAGCACACGGGTCCGAGCCTGAGCCCCTTCAACGCCTGGGTGATGCTGAAGGGTCTCGAGACGCTGCCGCTGCGCGTCGAGCGCCAGACCGCGACGGCCGCGATGATCGCGGATTATCTCGCCGGACACCAAGGCGTCGCCCGGCTGATCTATCCCGGCCGGGACGACCATCCGCAGGCCTCGGTCGCCCGCAAGCAGATGACCGGCGGCTCGACGCTCATCGCCTTCGAACTCGCAGGCGGCAAGCCCGCGGCCTTCGCGGCCTGCAACGGCGTGGACATCATCAAGATCTCGAACAATCTCGGCGACGCCAAGAGCCTGATCTGCCATCCGGCGACGACCACGCACCAGAGCCTCAAGGAAGAGGCGCGGGCGGAACTGGGCATATCCGGCGGCATGCTGCGCCTGTCCGTCGGGCTCGAGGATCCGGATGATCTGATCGCGGATCTCGACAAGGCGTTGGGTCAGTCCGTGACACTGCATCGCGGCGCGAGCCTCGAGACAGCCTGA
- a CDS encoding lytic murein transglycosylase gives MRIARLIAGAALAAVLGCVGPAAAASCGNGPGGFNAWLADFKRQAVAQGISQRTVNAALKGVSYNPRVIKLDRSQKSFKLSFDQFYKRRVDNAMIKRGRALMASNRRLFDSIERQYGVPAEVIVAIWGLETGFGRNSGSMPAIRSLATLAYDCRRSDFFTNELMSALTIVQRGDMAPANMKGAWAGELGQTQFLASSYVKYAVDYDGNGRRDLIRSVPDVLASTANYLKQYGWRRGQSWEPGSANYDVLFKWNRAKVYVQTISVMASKLRG, from the coding sequence ATGCGGATTGCGCGACTGATTGCGGGGGCGGCGCTGGCGGCCGTATTGGGATGTGTTGGGCCGGCCGCGGCGGCGAGCTGCGGCAACGGACCAGGCGGGTTCAATGCCTGGCTGGCGGATTTCAAACGCCAGGCCGTGGCGCAAGGCATATCCCAGCGCACCGTCAACGCGGCGCTCAAGGGAGTCAGCTACAACCCCCGGGTGATCAAGCTCGACCGCTCGCAGAAATCCTTCAAGCTGAGTTTCGACCAGTTCTATAAGCGCCGCGTCGACAACGCGATGATCAAGCGCGGCCGCGCGTTGATGGCCAGCAACAGGCGGCTGTTCGACAGCATCGAGCGCCAATACGGCGTCCCGGCCGAGGTCATCGTGGCGATCTGGGGTCTGGAGACCGGCTTCGGACGCAATTCCGGCAGCATGCCGGCGATCCGCTCGCTGGCCACGCTGGCCTACGACTGCCGGCGCTCCGACTTCTTCACCAACGAGCTGATGAGCGCGCTGACGATTGTCCAGCGCGGCGACATGGCGCCGGCCAACATGAAGGGCGCCTGGGCGGGGGAACTGGGGCAGACCCAGTTCCTGGCCTCGTCCTACGTGAAATATGCCGTCGACTATGACGGCAACGGCCGCCGCGACCTGATCCGGTCCGTGCCCGACGTGTTGGCCTCCACCGCCAACTATCTCAAGCAGTATGGCTGGCGGCGTGGCCAGTCCTGGGAGCCTGGCTCGGCCAACTATGACGTGCTGTTCAAATGGAACCGGGCCAAGGTCTACGTGCAGACCATCTCGGTGATGGCGAGCAAGCTGCGCGGGTAG
- a CDS encoding YigZ family protein: MALQTITTECLGELEDRKSRFLASLVPIAAFDARLSELRAEHRKANHHVTAFRRMMDDGRIEEGARDDGEPAGTSGMPCLKVLQGAELVDVGVIIVRYFGGVKLGGGGLARAYSGAVQNAIERSDRRPWLRMGRKTVTAGFNESSALEQRAAQAGLTIEARVFDETGVSLTLSGPADMLGTF; encoded by the coding sequence ATGGCACTTCAGACCATCACCACCGAATGCCTTGGTGAACTCGAGGACCGCAAGTCGCGGTTTCTGGCCTCTCTCGTTCCCATTGCCGCCTTTGACGCACGGCTTTCCGAGCTGCGTGCCGAGCATCGCAAGGCCAACCATCATGTGACGGCCTTCCGGCGGATGATGGACGACGGCAGGATCGAGGAAGGCGCCAGGGACGACGGCGAGCCGGCGGGAACGTCCGGAATGCCATGTCTCAAGGTGCTGCAGGGCGCGGAGCTGGTCGATGTCGGCGTGATCATCGTGCGTTATTTCGGCGGTGTGAAGCTCGGCGGCGGCGGGCTGGCGCGCGCCTATTCGGGTGCCGTTCAGAACGCCATCGAACGGTCCGACCGTCGGCCGTGGCTTCGCATGGGCCGCAAGACCGTCACTGCCGGCTTCAACGAGTCATCCGCATTGGAGCAGCGCGCCGCCCAGGCGGGGCTCACCATCGAGGCGCGTGTCTTCGACGAGACCGGCGTTTCATTGACCCTGAGCGGCCCAGCCGACATGCTGGGGACCTTCTGA
- a CDS encoding CDP-alcohol phosphatidyltransferase family protein, protein MLDRHARKLIDPPLNVAGRGLAAMGIGANTVTSAGLVLGLGAALAIVYGHMLIGLALIIASRLADGLDGAIARASKTTDLGGFLDITFDFFFYAAVPLAFLIHDPQANALAGAVLLASFYASGTTFLAFAVMAEKRGMATSSQGIKSLYYLGGLAEGTETIAAFVLMCLWPASFAMIAWVFAGLCFLSAATRVINVAYILTRR, encoded by the coding sequence ATGCTCGACCGCCACGCGCGCAAACTGATCGATCCGCCGCTCAACGTTGCGGGACGCGGCCTCGCGGCGATGGGCATCGGCGCCAACACCGTGACGTCCGCAGGGCTTGTCCTGGGCCTGGGCGCGGCACTGGCGATTGTGTATGGGCACATGCTGATCGGCCTGGCGCTGATCATCGCCAGCCGTCTCGCCGACGGGCTGGACGGCGCCATCGCGCGCGCCAGCAAAACGACCGATCTCGGCGGCTTTCTCGACATCACGTTCGATTTCTTCTTCTACGCCGCCGTGCCACTGGCCTTTCTGATCCACGATCCTCAGGCCAACGCGCTTGCGGGCGCGGTGCTGCTGGCAAGCTTCTACGCCAGCGGCACGACGTTCCTGGCATTTGCCGTGATGGCGGAAAAGCGCGGCATGGCGACATCGTCGCAGGGCATCAAGTCGCTTTACTATCTCGGCGGCCTGGCCGAGGGCACGGAGACCATCGCGGCCTTCGTGCTGATGTGCCTGTGGCCTGCGTCGTTTGCCATGATCGCCTGGGTATTCGCGGGCCTGTGTTTCCTGAGCGCCGCCACGCGCGTGATCAACGTCGCCTATATCCTGACGCGACGATGA